Part of the Geminocystis sp. M7585_C2015_104 genome, GGTGGACTTTTGGTTTTGTTGGTGTCGTTTAGCCAGAGAAGGTATTCTACATTGCCGGCAGGGCCTTTGATAGGGGAAAATGTGAGACCTTGATAGTACCATCCCAGGGAGAGGGCGTGCTGTAGTACATTGTAAACAGCCTCAGCCTGTAGTTGACAGTCTCTAACAACACCATTTTTGCCGACTTGGCCTTTTCCCACCTCAAATTGAGGCTTTACCAGAAGGATAGCATCCCTAGGGGAAACCAGTAGATTCCAGAGGGTGGCGAGGACTTTGGTAAGAGAGATAAAGGACAAGTCCATAACTGCTAAGTCAGCTGGGGGTTGATTGCCGCCGTAGAGGAGTTGGGGTGTCAGATAACGAAAATTAGTCCTTTCCAGTAGTACTAGGCGGCTATCTTGTCTAAGTTTCCATGCCACTTGTCCATAACCCACATCTACACCGTAAACCCTTTTTGCCCCCCTTTGCAACAAACAGTCGGTAAAGCCACCAGTAGCTATACCGCCGTCTATGCAAATCCTGCCTTCCACAGAAACTTGAAACTCGTCCAGGGCCTTTTGCAGTTTTTCTCCTCCCCGGGAGACAAAGGGCATCTCTGCCAATAGTTCGATTTTGCTGTCAAGTGCCACAGGAGTGCCTGGTTTATCGACAATTTGTCCGCCCACTTTCACCCTGCCTGCACGGATCAACCTCTGGGCGATGCTCCTGCCCTCACACAGTTGTAACCTGACCAGCAACAGATCCAATCTCTCCTTAGTAGTCAAGGCTTGTTAGTCTTATTCAGTCTGCCCTTCCAACTAAACATCTTAACTAAATATTTAATGCCCGACAACAAGACGAAAATCTCTACATCCAAATCCCTAACCTCTATCCCCTACATCCCAACCCCCTCAGGGGCTGTAATAGTGACCGGGGACTTATAATGCCAAAGACTGGACTTGTTGTTGTTGGACTTTTGATGCCACCAAAGAAAAGTTGCCAATAAAACGGCAGCAACGGCTATCACCATAGTCATTTCCCTCTTGCCAAGAGAGAGAAGGTTTTGCGGCTTACCCGTGTTAGAAGGCTGGGGAGAGGCAAGGGAGGGGATAATCTCTGTAAGATGTTGCCACGACAATTGTGCTTCCGGGGCTTCTGGTGTTTTTTCCTCCAGTTTGGCATGTAGCAAGGCGACAGTAATATTATCATGTCCATTTTTTCCTAAACCAATTTCTATGAGTTTGTTAGCAGTGGTTTTCAGGTCGGCTCCTTCGGTTATGATGGGTAGTATGTGAGAGTGCCAGTACTGTTCCACCCTCTCATAGTCGGAGAGACCATCGGAACATAGTAAGAATACGGATTCCTCGTCACAGATGAATCGGCGGATGTGGATGGTTAACTTGCGGGAGGAGTCCATGCCTAAAGCCTGTAGAAGTGCACCGGTGCGAGGGTTGGCGGCAATGGGACGATAAAAGCCACAACCCATTCTCACTTCTTTAGTAGCCAAGTCGTCGTCTACTGTTAGCTGATGACAGGCGTCTTTGGTAATCCAATAAACCCGAGAGTCGCCTACACTGGCTAGATGAATTTCGTGGGCACAGGCCATTGCCATTACTATTGTAGTACCCATTCGCTCTCGTTCTTTACGTTTTTGTTGGTCATTCAATGCTGTAATTTGGTCATTGGCAATGGTGATGGCTTTGTGGATTTTGGCAGCATCAATGAGGGGTAGCCAGCCTTTACTATTTAGAGTTTCTTTGAGAGTTTTTTCATAACTTTTTTTCAATTGCTCTTGGACTATTTTTATGGCCATATTGGAGGCAATTTCTCCCGATTTTTGTCCTCCCAGGCCGTCACACACTATCACCAAAGTATCGATTCCACTTTTGGTATTTTTTAGTTCATTGGTGGGGGGATAACAAGAATCTTCGTTGTGTTTTCTCTTTTTGCCTGCGTCGGTAGCCGTGATTATTTTAAAGCTGCGATTGTAATAGTTATTACCCAGAATAAAAGCCACCTGGTCTAAAACTTCCAATACTTGGTCATAATCTGTTATTAAAGATTGTTCTATACAAGCGACAATTTTCCCGATTATATCTCTGATTGAAGGGTGAAATTTGTCTAAAAAAGTAGCCCAAAGCTTGCCGAAGTCTCTGATAGTTGGTGGGGAATCCCCGTCGAACCTTAACTCGATTATCTTAAGGATACTACCACAAGTACCGAGATTGTCGGGTGCCAAAAGACTAGATAAAACTTTTTGCTTAAACAGTGGCCTGACAAGATGTAGCATCTGCCATAACCAGTTGACTTGTCTAAGGGGGGAGGCTTTTTCCAATTCGTCTTGGAGGAGAGGAAACAAGTTGGGATGCATTGGTTTCCCCTCATCATCTAGGGGTATGCCGTCATACTCCAAGAGGAAGGCTTCCTTTTCTCCTTCAATACAACCGTAGATTTGCGGAAGGTGAAGACGATGACTAAACAGACGTAAATAAGACACCATTATGGGGGAGATTTCATCTGCGGCGGTGGGCAATAAGTCTGGTCTTGTGTCCAAGACTATGTTATTTTCTAATAAAAAAAAGCGGTTTGCCAACAAATCCCCAACTGAATAATTGTGAGACAGCCTCCCACCAACACGTAGATAACGCTTAACCACAGGGGTATGACAACGGCGACAAAATTTCTCCGTCAGGGGGTTAAAGGCCTTACACTTTTTAACAATACAGCGAATCTGAGGAAAAGAATCCGTCATGGGAAAAGCGAAAAGCAAAGTGGCCAAGGAAAATGGGATGTTGAATATACAGTGGTAATATACAGGGTATGGGGGATGATATCAGGGGATGAGCAACTAGGGCTAGCGTTTTAGCACCTAATTCTATGATACTCGTAGGGGGTCTGTTACTAATATCTGAAATACAAGCATTTGAAAAAATTCCCACCCAAGGGGTGACTGGGGGCAGGCGGTTTTAACTACGTACCCTGCCTTGGCTTCTCCAATGCCCATAACCGCGTCGATTGGTATATTCCAGGTCTTTGTAGCTATTATTGTGTTTTTTTATAATCTAAGGACAACTGTCTTCTAGGCCTTATTCTTGTATATTAAGTGTAAGTTAACACCCCAATTCCAGTTGTGCTCCAAATAAAGTCCTTCAAATAACTCTTTTCCCGCCAGAAAGTCCGTTTAAGGGTGTCTATGAATAGAGACTGGCCAAATTTCCTTGAACCACACAAGAAGTAATAACCTCTCTTATATTCTCAAAGCCTTGCATCCCCACGCTAGATTTGTATTTTATTAGTATCTTCAATGATCTCTTTTTTGCCCTCTATTAAGAGTACCAATTTCAAATCCTCTGGAGCAAGTATTTGAGCGGAATCTTATTACCAGCCATGGTATCCTGTTTTTTTTCTCTAGCGGGCGTTAAGGCAGATATTTTTTTGCTTTCTCCTCTGTTATTCTTTTAGATCTTCTATTTTTATGTAGGGATAATGCAGTTTATTCTTTTTGAAAAAAATTGCAGATGATAAAAATTTGGTACCCTGAATGGTTATTGGCCTATGACAAATACAAATTTATAGATTTTTATTATATTTTTTTTAACATTTATGCCGTTGATGAAGATAACAAGGGGGTGCATTGTAATAATAGGGTAGAGCTGTTAATACAACGTCAAAATAGTTGTCGGGGTAGGGCAAAATGGTGGCAAAGGATTGGGTGATGATGGGCATACATAGCTACCTCATTTTCTCGACTCTATCTTTTTGAATTCCTCTACTTTCCCACTTTTTGAATGGAGGTAAATTCCCCATCTCCAATGGTTGCTCTGCAGGGATACCCCTGGTTCCATAGAGGGAGACCCAATTTATTTTTAGAAACAATATGACTCCCCGTGACATTTATCTTATCACTGATTTTACAGCTTCTTAAAATTACAATTAGGCTCCTATAATATCCCCCACATTTCCTGTTTCTTTTTGCCGTTCGGATAATCACTGCTTTCTTGAAAAATAAAACATGGGGGGAGAATGAATTTAGAGAAGCTCTGCTGTTTTAAAAATTGACGAAATAGTATTGTTTTGTCACCACCACATAAATAATATAATCAAAATAGTTAGGTTATATATGGAATGGAGTCCTGGGGCTTTCTGCTATAGAAATGCCACGAAATAACCTAATTTTTATCTACCCAAATCCTTTGCCTGTAGGTTTGGCAGATCGTATGTCAAAAATATCAAAGTTTTCCTCGAATTTCTCCTTCAGTTTTCGTTTCCATTGACATTTTAAATGCCTAGGGCGGACAATAAGTATTTTTTGGGCAACATGTCGTGATTTCAACTCTTTAATAATCAACCCGGCCATGATGATTTTGCCGGCGCCAGAAGCATTGGCAATTAAAAAGCGAATACGGGGGAGTCTTAAGACATAACTATACACCGCCTCGATTTGATGAGGCAGAGGGGCTGTTTTTGAAATACTTACTGCTAATAAGGGTGCAAAGGAGGATGCATATCGGTAGCGTTTTATTCCTAGTGCCGGAAATGATTTCCATGCCGGTTGAGTAAAAATTCCTCCTTGGGTATTAAGTGATCCACATGGTTTCTGGTTAGACTTGTGGCCCCGAAAATACTTGCGTATTGCCCTATTTCCCCACTAAAGGCTACTTTTATGATTTCACTCTAGAATTTGCCCTTGACTACATCCCCTTGTTTAAACATATACGAACCTTTCTCTGTTACTGTCCTGTTAACAGGGGGAAATTGTGCATCCCAGGGAACAGTTGCTAGGATTGGGGTTTCTGACTACAGTAGAATAGAAGCGCTGAAGAAAGAGGGAAGAGGAATGAGGGAGAAGATTAGCATTCTGAAGGAAAACCTGTCCCGTACAATAGTAGGGAAGGAGAAGGCTATAAAACTGGTACTGGTGGCTTTGTTAAGCGGTGGCCATGCCTTGTTGGAAGACGTACCGGGGGTGGGGAAGACGCTGTTGGCTAAGTCCCTAGCTAAGTCTATCAATGGGAAATTCCAACGAATCCAATGTACCCCGGACTTGTTGCCCAGCGACATTACTGGCACTAATGTATGGAATCCTAATACTAGGGAATTTGAGTTTATTCCTGGGCCGGCCTTTGCTAATGTGTTATTGGCGGATGAGATAAATCGTGCCACTCCTAGGACACAGTCAGCGCTACTAGAGGTGATGGAGGAGAGGCAGATTACGGTAGATGGAGTAGCCAGAAAAGTACCCTCTCCTTTTTTTGTGATTGCCACCCAGAATCCCGTGGAATACCAGGGCACTTTCCCCCTGCCAGAGGCACAGATGGATAGGTTTGCCATCTCCTTGAGTTTGGGTTACCCTAGCTTTGAGGAGGAATTGGAAATGTTGGAGAGGCAATTTAACCCTACTGCGGTGGAGGAATTACAACCCTGTATAACACTGGAAGAGGTGCTAGAGTTACAAAAACAGGTGTCCTCAGTGAGGGTGGCAAAGGAGATTCAAAAGTACATAGTAACCCTGGTAAATGCCTCTCGCAATGACGATGACATTACCCTAGGTATAAGTCCTCGTGGGGCGGTGGTATTACAGAAAGCTTGTCAGGCCTTTGCCTTTCTGGAGGGGAGAGACTATGTGATCCCTGATGATATTAAGTTTATTGCTCCTAGTGTATTGTGTCACCGTTTGATTCCCGCGGGTGGTAAGAATAGCAGAGCCATTGTCGCCCGTCTATTGGACAGTGTGCCCTGGGAGTAGAGGCTACTCATAGGACAAGGGAGGGGGAAGAAGCCAGCAGGGTTTGGGTGTAAGGATGTTGTGGCTGGTGAAAGACTGTGTGGGTATCGGCCAATTCTACTATTTGGCCCTGGTACATTACGGCAATGCGGTTACAGAAGAAACGGGCTACAGATAGGTCATGGGTTATGAATATATAAGTAAGATTGAATTCTTGTTTTAGTGCCAACATCAGCTCCAATACTTGTGCTTGAACTGTAGC contains:
- a CDS encoding TlyA family RNA methyltransferase; the protein is MTTKERLDLLLVRLQLCEGRSIAQRLIRAGRVKVGGQIVDKPGTPVALDSKIELLAEMPFVSRGGEKLQKALDEFQVSVEGRICIDGGIATGGFTDCLLQRGAKRVYGVDVGYGQVAWKLRQDSRLVLLERTNFRYLTPQLLYGGNQPPADLAVMDLSFISLTKVLATLWNLLVSPRDAILLVKPQFEVGKGQVGKNGVVRDCQLQAEAVYNVLQHALSLGWYYQGLTFSPIKGPAGNVEYLLWLNDTNKTKSPPSFTEIKQLAHYSQKVLT
- a CDS encoding protein phosphatase 2C domain-containing protein, whose product is MTDSFPQIRCIVKKCKAFNPLTEKFCRRCHTPVVKRYLRVGGRLSHNYSVGDLLANRFFLLENNIVLDTRPDLLPTAADEISPIMVSYLRLFSHRLHLPQIYGCIEGEKEAFLLEYDGIPLDDEGKPMHPNLFPLLQDELEKASPLRQVNWLWQMLHLVRPLFKQKVLSSLLAPDNLGTCGSILKIIELRFDGDSPPTIRDFGKLWATFLDKFHPSIRDIIGKIVACIEQSLITDYDQVLEVLDQVAFILGNNYYNRSFKIITATDAGKKRKHNEDSCYPPTNELKNTKSGIDTLVIVCDGLGGQKSGEIASNMAIKIVQEQLKKSYEKTLKETLNSKGWLPLIDAAKIHKAITIANDQITALNDQQKRKERERMGTTIVMAMACAHEIHLASVGDSRVYWITKDACHQLTVDDDLATKEVRMGCGFYRPIAANPRTGALLQALGMDSSRKLTIHIRRFICDEESVFLLCSDGLSDYERVEQYWHSHILPIITEGADLKTTANKLIEIGLGKNGHDNITVALLHAKLEEKTPEAPEAQLSWQHLTEIIPSLASPQPSNTGKPQNLLSLGKREMTMVIAVAAVLLATFLWWHQKSNNNKSSLWHYKSPVTITAPEGVGM
- a CDS encoding DEAD/DEAH box helicase family protein, whose product is MRKYFRGHKSNQKPCGSLNTQGGIFTQPAWKSFPALGIKRYRYASSFAPLLAVSISKTAPLPHQIEAVYSYVLRLPRIRFLIANASGAGKIIMAGLIIKELKSRHVAQKILIVRPRHLKCQWKRKLKEKFEENFDIFDIRSAKPTGKGFG
- a CDS encoding MoxR family ATPase — translated: MREKISILKENLSRTIVGKEKAIKLVLVALLSGGHALLEDVPGVGKTLLAKSLAKSINGKFQRIQCTPDLLPSDITGTNVWNPNTREFEFIPGPAFANVLLADEINRATPRTQSALLEVMEERQITVDGVARKVPSPFFVIATQNPVEYQGTFPLPEAQMDRFAISLSLGYPSFEEELEMLERQFNPTAVEELQPCITLEEVLELQKQVSSVRVAKEIQKYIVTLVNASRNDDDITLGISPRGAVVLQKACQAFAFLEGRDYVIPDDIKFIAPSVLCHRLIPAGGKNSRAIVARLLDSVPWE